In Microbacterium enclense, the DNA window GTCGGCCTCCCGGTCGCGCTGGGCGATGCCCGCGCGCACGAGCGCGTCGAGCGCGCGGCGCGCGCGATCGGGGCGGACACCCGCGGCGGACGCGGCGGAGCGCGCCGTCGCAGGGCCTCGCGCGAGATGTTCGAGCAGGCGGGCGGCGGTCTCGACCGTACCCGGCGCAGTCGCCGCCGCGGGGGCCGTTTCGGGTGCGGGGTGGCGCGGGGCCTGGGCGAGGGCTCGTTCGAGAGCGCGGCGGGCCTCGCCCAGGACGCGTCGCACGCGCGGCCGTGCCCGAGCCGCGCGATAGACGGGCAGGCTCACGGCCAGGGCCGCCACCCGTCGACCGTCGGGCGTCGTCAGCCCCACCGCGATCTCGACGGCGCGGCCCGCCTGCGATTCGCCGACCGGATCCTCCCCGGCGCTCGCCTGCACGACAGCTCGACGCGGATCGGTCACGAGCTCGCCGGTCGCGGCGGGAACGTGCAACGTCCAGCCCGACCCGACGGTCGCGACGATGCGGACACCGCCGGGCTCGGGCGCGGCGAACACGACGGTCTCGGCGGTGTCCTGGGCGATGCGGTGCAGTTCGACGTCGACCACCGACGCGAGGGTGGATGCCGCGCACCCGGACAGGCGCACGGCGCGGGGGCCGATCCGATAGGCCCCGTACTCGTCGGTGCGTTCGAGCAGTCCCGCGTCCGCAAGCTCGGCGCACAGGCGGGATGCGGTGCTGAGTGTGCTCGCCGCCCCCGCGGCGATGGCCGAGAGGGGGAGCGGTCGTGTCGGGTCGGGCCGCGCGGCGACGAGACGCAGGACGGCGATCGCCTGTTCGAGTCGTGTGCTCATGGCATCCGTTTCTGCAAACTCTCGAGCGAGCAATTGCACTCTGAGGTGACCGTAACAGCCCCGCGCTGCGGTCTTCGAATAATGGCTGACATTCGCCGGGCACCCGACCGGCCGTCTGGGAGGACCCGTCATGGAGCAGTTCGACGTCGCCGTCGTCGGCCTCGGTGCGCTCGGCAGCGCCGCGGTCTATCACCTGGCACGACAGGGCGTGCGAGCGGTCGGTCTCGAGCAGTTCGAGCTGGGGCACGTGCGCGGAGCGTCGCACGACACCTCGCGGATCGTCCGCACGTCGTACGGGGCGGGGGAGTACGTCCGCTTCGCCCAGGCCGCTTACCGCGAGTGGGCGGCGCTGGAGGCTGCGACCGGGGAGCACCTCGTCACGATCACCGGCGGGGTCGTGTTCATCCCCGACGACGGCCCCTACGACTCCGCGGACTTCGCGCGAAGCCTCGCCGAGAACGGGGTGCCGTTCGAGATGCTCCGCCCGGACGAGGTGCGCG includes these proteins:
- a CDS encoding helix-turn-helix domain-containing protein, giving the protein MSTRLEQAIAVLRLVAARPDPTRPLPLSAIAAGAASTLSTASRLCAELADAGLLERTDEYGAYRIGPRAVRLSGCAASTLASVVDVELHRIAQDTAETVVFAAPEPGGVRIVATVGSGWTLHVPAATGELVTDPRRAVVQASAGEDPVGESQAGRAVEIAVGLTTPDGRRVAALAVSLPVYRAARARPRVRRVLGEARRALERALAQAPRHPAPETAPAAATAPGTVETAARLLEHLARGPATARSAASAAGVRPDRARRALDALVRAGIAQRDREADKVHLDLSVHAWYRAATEPLLGGSGPARAAATAAETRACVFVTALKGMRSFTLIEHIEPLGEGLLMAPWLGRPHPLVGSDGGPTLAMDFSLDELATLFPRRHGAAEFARFTARVQHVRAEGVLTMESIDEFGITSVSAPVRDAAGRVAAAACIVGATEDVKPRLADLETAARALASRLSADLYTPDSAHIPTPTAMGAPPIPLSR